The Methanosarcina barkeri str. Wiesmoor DNA segment CGTGATCGTAATATTGCAGGATATGAAGTTCCGTTTCCACAAAAACCGTATGTGATGGAATCACCCATGCACACTATAGATAGTTTATTTTTATTATTATTATTATTATTATTATTATTATTATTATTATTATTACTACTACTACTACTACTACTATTACTATTTAGTGTACCATTTTCAATGTCTGCACAACCAGAAAGGGATATAGATGACACAAACATGAGAATAGTTATAATTTTCAGTGTATTCATAAATTTTCCTCTTATAATACAAAAATACGGCTATTCGCTGTTTCAAGTGGGTAACTTACATTTAGTTCCTAAATGTTGAAGTCGCATATATCAAATATGTAAACAGTTGTTGCTGAATATCACATTCAAGCTTGGGATTTTCCTATTTGGTATGAATATTTTCTAACTAAACAATTATTTTCACCCCATACAAAATAGCGAAGAGCCAAAAATACTCGTTGTTGAAAACCAAATTCAAGCTTGATGTTTTCTCTTTAACTTGGCTACTTTCAAACTCAGCAATTATTTTTAATCCACGCAAAATAGCGAAGAGCCATAGTCTTTTAAGTCCTGGCCCTGATACTTTTTCGGGTACTTTGCAACCAGATCTGGAAATACGTCAGACAGCGCCGCATTCGAATCGTATAAATTTTTAAATTTAAAGAGTTCGACCCCCTTTCATGAGTTACTATTCTGGGATAACAATAATGTTCCTCAAACACTTGCCTCTTCGAGCCTTGCTCATGAACCTGAGCCGGGAAATAAGCCTCTGACTTCCATTTCGTCGTCATCGAAATGGACTATTATCAGCGAACCTCATTTCTTATAAACAGAGAAATAGATGTGACGGAAGAGGAGGTAGCATACGAATTATAGATCCGCGAAAATTCAATGACAAAATAAGACAGGTTTACTGATCTATCTGTCCAGGCTTTACATAGATATCAAACTTAGGTTTTAGTTCTGAATTTCTTTTTACTTCAGTCCTTGAAAGTACTTGAAATTTAGTTCTGCAAAAAACAGTTGAAAAAAATCGTTGAAAAAACAGTTGAAAAAACCATTGAAAAAAAGCCGTTGAAATTTTCAATATCATTGAAAAATCTCATGACTTGAGCTATGTCCATCAGTGGTGTCATGGCGCACTGGCTTTTCAAATACACAAGCAGTACTCAAGTTCCCACCTATTTTGAAAAAACTCTACAGGTTGGGCTAAATAATTCAGAACTTATATATAAATATCCAATTAGAATGCTAGATTCCATTTTCTCTTCAAACACTAAGGGAATCTCTGGCATTTCATGGAGGTGCAAAAATGGCAACCAAAGATGAACTTATTCAGGAGCTTTCTGATGCAGTCATCTCCTGTAAAAAAGATGCAGTGCTCGCAGCTGTTAATAAAGCAAAAGATGTTATGGAACCAGCTGAGATCATTGACAAAGGTCTTTCTGCAGGCATGAACCAGGTAGGAATTCTTTTTGAGAGGGGGAAACTTTTCCTGCCCCATGTGATGATGGCTGCTGATGCAATGACATCAGGAGTTAAAGTTCTTGAAGCTGAGCTCCCTGCAGGGACAGAGAGCAAGAAACTAGGGGTTATCGTAAACGGTACGGTCGAAGGCGACGTCCACGATATAGGCAAGTCCATAGTATCCACTATGCTCCAGTCTTCTGGTTTTGAAGTCTACGACATTGGCCGTGATGTTCCGGTCAGGAACTTCATCGAAAAGGCAAAAGAAGTCGATGCCAATATGATTGGAATTTCCGCCCTTATGACCACAACTCTTCAGGGGCAAAAAGATGTAATTGAGTTCCTCAAGGAAGAAGGGCTAAGGGACAAAGTAAAAGTCATGGTAGGCGGAGCCCCTGCAACCCAGGCCTGGGCTGACAAGATCGGTGCAGATTGCTATGCTGAAAACGCAAGTGAAGCTGTCGCAAAAGCAAAGGAAATGCTACTCTGAACCCCAATTATCAATAAAATCTGTTCGGTCTAAACTAAGTTGATTTTATGGAGGAAAAAATGGCAACTGAATATGCTTTGCGTATGGGAGACGGTAAACGTATCTACCTTACCAAAGAAAAGATAATTGCAGAGATCGAAGACGGAACTGCAAATGCTGCCGATTTTGGTGAAATTCCTGCTCTGAACGCCAATGAAATGGAGAAGCTTGCAGAGATCCTTATGATGCCTGGCAAGACCGTTAGTGTCGAACATGGTATGGAAGTTCCTGTAACACACGATATCGGCACTATCAGGCTTGATGGGGACCAGGGAAACAGTGGTGTTGGTATTCCTTCCAGCCGTTTAGTTGGCTGCATGACGCATGAGAGGGCTTTCGGTGCTGACACAATGGAACTCGGGCACATTGATTACAGTTTCAAGCCGGTAAAACCTGTCGTATCAAACGAGTGCCAGGCAATGGAAGTCTGCCAGCAGAACATGATTATTCCACTGTTTTACGGTGCAATGCCCAATATGGGGCTTTACTATACACCGGATGGACCCTTTGAGAACCCCGGCGACCTCATGAAGGCTTTCAAGATCCCAGAAGCCTGGGAATCAATGGAACACGCTGCAGAACACCTGACAAGAGACACAGTTTGGGTAATGCAGAAACTCTTTGCCTCTGGTGCTGATGGTGTCAACTTTGACACAACCGGTGCAGCAGGCGACGGTGACATGTATGGTACACTCCATGCGATTGAAGCCCTCAGAAAAGAGTTCCCTGATATGTATATTGAAGCAGGAATGGCCGGGGAATGCGTACTTGGTATGCACGGAAACCTTCAGTATGACGGCGTAACCCTTGCAGGACTCTGGCCTCACCAGCAGGCCCCACTTGTTGCAAAAGCCGGAGCAAATGTTTTCGGACCAGTATGCAACACCAATACCAGCAAAACCTCAGCCTGGAACCTTGCCCGTGCAGTTACTTTCATGAAGGCAGCCGTCGAAGCATCTCCAATACCCTGTCACGTTGACATGGGAATGGGTGTGGGCGGAATACCGATGCTTGAAACGCCTCCTATTGATGCAGTCACAAGGGCAAGCAAAGCAATGGTAGAAATTGCAGGCGTAGACGGCATATAGATCGGGGTCGGCGACCCAATGGGTATGCCGATCGCACACATAATGGCTTCAGGTATGACAGGAATGAGAGCTGCAGGAGACCTTGTTGCAAGAATGGAGTTCTCAAAGAATATGCGCATAGGTGAAGCAAAAGAGTACGTCGCAAAGAAACTTGGTGTCGACCAGATGGACCTCGTAGACGAGCACGTTATGCGCGAGCTGCGTGAAGAACTCGATATTGGTATTATAACGTCGGTACCAGGCGCTGCAAAAGGTATTGCTGCAAAGATGAACATCGAAAAGTTGCTCGATATTAAGATTAATTCCTGCAATCTCTTCAGAAAGCAGATAGCGTAAAGAAAAACTCCGAAATAACTAAGAAGATACGAAAAAGTGGATACAGATCTCCTGTAGATCTTTCTCAGGATATTTCTTGAAAATATTTCTTGGTGATATTTCTTGAAAATATCCTGGGAAAGGCTTGATTTTTTGGATTTTCCACTTTCTCCATTTGCAGTCTTTTATGAGTCGATTTGTGCTGCAAGAGCTGTGCGAATCGTCAATTTATATCTATAGTAATTAGAGGAGTGTGCTTTAAAATGAGCGACGAAAACAGTGAAAACGGAGGGCTCCAACGAACAATTGATTGGAAACAGGGACTTGCAATTGCTCTGGGGGTTCCTGTACTGATCCTGCCGTCCATAGGCTATTTTGCAAATTATGTCTGGGCCTTTGCAATCATTATCTGGGCGCTATCGGTCTTTCAGGGTTTCATGCAAAATTTTGCCTACGGAGAACTTGCCACAATGTTCCCGAAAGCATCCGGGCTTCCGGGGTATGCCCAGAGTGTTTTTACGGGGAACGCAAGCAACCGGTATGACCTTAGCAAATTGCTTGGAGGTTTCAGTGCCTGGAGTTACTGGTTTGCCTGGAATCCGGTCCTTGCAATCTACTCAATCCTTATCGGGAGCTATCTTAAAGGCCTGGTCCCTGCACTTGCAGGCGTGCCTGACCTTGTTGTTTACCTGGCATCCGGCGCAGTTGTATTCATACTTCTGATTCTGGTTAATTATCGTGGGCTATCGGGTGGAGCAACGCTTGGGTACATTCTTGCCATACTTTCGCTTGCCCCCCTTATCATTATTGCCCTTGCACCCTTCGTAACAGGGCACTTTGAGATCAGCAATATTACCGGCTCTTTGCTTCCCACAGACTGGAGTTGGGATATCCATCATATCCTGATCTTGCTCGGGCTTTTTGCAATGGCCCAGTGGAGTGCCTGCGCCTGGGAAACCGCAGCGATCTACGGGCCTGAATATAAACAGCCCAAATCAGATGTTCCAAAAGCTCTCTTTATCTGCGGTGCGATCTGTCTTGTGACCTTCATTCTCGTCCAGGCAGCCTGTACAGGAGCCCTAGGAATTGAAGGAATCCTAGCCGAACCGGTTTCTCCAATGCTACCTATAGCCCAGATGACCCTTGGCCCCATAGGTGGATCTCTGACTATCTTTATGTTGATTGCGGCAATGGTCCTCATTATCCAGACTGCCTTCCTTGGAGCTTCAAGGGCTATGTATTCCATGGCTGGAGAAGGAAATCTGCCAAGGTTCTTTGGAAAAATGAATGCACATGGAACTCCAGTCAACGCAATGATTGTCATTGCCCTCTTGAATATGGGTTTCATCTGCCTGGGAACTCCTGCAGCTATAGTTGCAGCCTCAGCAATAGGTTATGTCTGTGCCAACGGGATAAGTCTGCTCGCATATGTTAAGGCAAAAATTGACCCGAAGTTCTCGAAACTTGAAAGACCGTTCAAAGCCCCAAACGGCTGGAGATACGTAGCCCTTTTCTTTGGGTTTTTTAACCTGCCTCTATGTCTAATTGGAATAATATACCTGAACAGCCTTGAGTTAGGCTGGACTTCAACGATAGTTGGCTTCGTG contains these protein-coding regions:
- the mtbC gene encoding dimethylamine corrinoid protein MtbC; this encodes MATKDELIQELSDAVISCKKDAVLAAVNKAKDVMEPAEIIDKGLSAGMNQVGILFERGKLFLPHVMMAADAMTSGVKVLEAELPAGTESKKLGVIVNGTVEGDVHDIGKSIVSTMLQSSGFEVYDIGRDVPVRNFIEKAKEVDANMIGISALMTTTLQGQKDVIEFLKEEGLRDKVKVMVGGAPATQAWADKIGADCYAENASEAVAKAKEMLL
- a CDS encoding APC family permease, with amino-acid sequence MSDENSENGGLQRTIDWKQGLAIALGVPVLILPSIGYFANYVWAFAIIIWALSVFQGFMQNFAYGELATMFPKASGLPGYAQSVFTGNASNRYDLSKLLGGFSAWSYWFAWNPVLAIYSILIGSYLKGLVPALAGVPDLVVYLASGAVVFILLILVNYRGLSGGATLGYILAILSLAPLIIIALAPFVTGHFEISNITGSLLPTDWSWDIHHILILLGLFAMAQWSACAWETAAIYGPEYKQPKSDVPKALFICGAICLVTFILVQAACTGALGIEGILAEPVSPMLPIAQMTLGPIGGSLTIFMLIAAMVLIIQTAFLGASRAMYSMAGEGNLPRFFGKMNAHGTPVNAMIVIALLNMGFICLGTPAAIVAASAIGYVCANGISLLAYVKAKIDPKFSKLERPFKAPNGWRYVALFFGFFNLPLCLIGIIYLNSLELGWTSTIVGFVVLALYLPLWYYSQNENRTTLEKDNSLSGESTI